The Christiangramia forsetii KT0803 DNA segment AGAGGCTATACGGAACATTTTCAGAAGTGGGCTGAAAAAGATCTCAAAAATACCATGCTACGAGATAGAAACCATCCTTCTATTATCCAGTGGAGCATAGGGAACGAGATTGAATGGACCTATCCCCGCTACTCCCATTCCAGTGGCTTTTTCAACATGGACTGGCAAGGAAATTATTTTTGGGAACAGCCCCCAATTTCCCCTGAAGAAATTAAAAAACTATATAATGAAAGCCCGGAAAATGAATATGTCCTGGCCGAAACAGCAAAAAAATTATCCAATTGGACAAAGGAAATGGATACTACCCGACCAGTAACTGCCAATTTAATCCTGCCTTCGGTAAGTCATGTTTCGGGATATACCGATGCACTGGATGTAGTAGGATATAGCTACCGTAGGGTTATGTATGATTATGGCCATAAAAACTATCCAGATAAACCTATAATGGGAACAGAGAATTTAGTGCAGTGGCATGAATGGAAGGCTGTAATGGAACGACCTTTTATAGCAGGAACTTTTTTATGGACGGGAATTGATTATATGGGGGAATCTAACGCTCAATGGCCAAGAAAAGGGACTACCAGCGGGATGCTTGATTTTGCTGGGTTTAAAAAACCCTCTTACCATATGATAAAAACTTTATGGAATGATGAGCCCCATATTTATATCGCAACCCAAAAGGCTGAAAAATCGATTTTCAGGTATGATAAGAATAAAGGGGATGTAGTAGAAAAAGAACCCGGCGCATGGAAACAGGCTTTGTGGACCTGGCATGACGTAAACGAGCACTGGAATTATTCAGCAAATGATACCGTTATCGTAGAAATATATTCTAACCTGGAGGAAGTAGAATTGTTTCTAAATGATAAATCACTCGGCAGTAAAAAACTGGATCAATTTGATGATAGGATCTATAAATGGGTTGTTCCTTTTACTGATGGCACCTTGATCGCGAAAGGAACAAAAAACGGCAAAATTGTAAGTATTCAACGTACAACTGCCGGCCCGCCCGTAGCAATCGAGCTTAGCACGAAAAACAACAGCATAGCCGCAAATTCGCGTGACGTGGCCCATATTGTAGCCCAATTGATAGATGATTCGGGCAATCCGGTCAAAACCCAGGAAAAGAAAATTGAATTTACTATTGAAGGTGAAGCAAAAATTCTTGGAGTAGATAACGGTGCCGGGGATAATGTACAGGATTATCAATCAAACTCCATAATTACAGATCAGGGAAGAGCACTTTTAATTATTCAAGGTACCAACCAGCCTTCAACCATTAAGGTAAATGTCAAAGCTCCTGGCCTGAAGAAAGAGACCACTTCAATTAAAATATCATCAACCCATAATCAAAAATAAAAATGATCAAAAAAACTAAAGCTTTAATTGTTATAGGTCTTATGGCTACTTTATATAGTTGTAATAATACTTCGGAGAAAATTTCCGCGGAAAAGACAGAAGATAAGCCGGAAATTTCTCAGGTAGATATTGATCGGCTGGGAATTACCAATCCAGATTCCCTTAGCGCCGCTTCAGTAAGGGCATTAGACTGGCCGGATGTGGGTAATGAATGGTTTATTGAATTCAGTGAACTGCAACCCCTGAAAGGCGATCTTGCTTACGAAGAAGGTGTGGTAAGGCGTGATCCCAGTGCTTTATTAAAGCATGATGGGAAATATTATGTATGGTATACTAAAAGTGTTGGACCTACGCAGGGATTTGGGGGAGATATTGAAAATGACAAGGTTTTCCCATGGGATCGCTGTGATATCTGGTATGCGACTTCAGAAGATGGTTGGACCTGGGAAGAACAGGGTATAGCCGTTGCTCGTGGTGAAAAAGGGGAATATGACGACCGTTCTGTGTTTACCGTAGAAATTATGGAAGACAAAGGCAAATATTATTTATCCTATCAGACTATTCAATCTCCTTACAATGTAAGAACCAAAAACCAGGTGGGACTTGCCTGGGCAGATTCTCCCAATGGCCCCTGGACCAAAAGTAAAGACCCTATCTTAAGTCCAGCTGATAACGGTATTTGGAAAGGGGAAGAACAAAACAGGTTTGCAGTTGAAAAAAAAGGTGATTTTGACAGTCATAAAGTACACGATCCCTGCATTATTCCCTACAATGGCAAATATTATTTGTACTACAAAGGAGAACAAATGGGGGAAGAAATCACTTTTGGGGGTAGACAGATACGTCACGGAGTAGCCATAGCTGATAATCCCAAAGGGCCTTATGTGAAATCTGCTTACAACCCAATTAGCAACAGTGGCCATGAAATTTGTGTTTGGAAACATAATGGGGGCATTGCCTCGCTGATCACCACCGACGGACCTGAAAAAAACACGATCCAATGGGCTCCAGATGGCGTTAACTTTGGTATAAAATCAGTTATTAAGGGTGCGCCGCATGCTATTGGTCTTAACCGCGAACTTAATACTGATGAATCTGAGGAGCCAGGGGCAATTTTAGGGTGGGGATTATCACATATTTATAACAATAGTGACTACCAAAGCATCATGCGATTTTCCTCCAAAAGAAGAACTTCCCATGTAGCAAAAGGGGAAAAAGCTGAATAACATAAATTCTAAATTTTATGAAAAAAGTATCTGTATTATTCCTTCTTACCGTAATGCTCATTGCTTTATCATGTGGATCGAAAATCAAAAAAGACAGCAGCGAAAACTGGCAATCCCTTTTTAATGGGGAAAACCTTGACGATTGGATTGTAAAGATCCACCATCATGAAGTGGGCGATAATTATGCTAATACCTTCAGGGTGCAAAACGGGGTAATCCAGGTAAATTACGATGAGTATACCGGATTTAACGAGCGGTATGGCCATCTGTTTTACAAAGAGCCATTTTCTTCCTATCATCTTAAATTTAAATATCGTTTTACAGATCAGTGGTTAAAAGATGCGCCAGATTACACCTATCGCAATAGCGGCGTGATGTTCCATTCCCAGGCACCAGAGACTATTCTAAAAGAACAGGACTGGCCAATTTCCGTAGAATATCAAATGCTTGCCGATGCCGGCGATGGTGAACCGAGACCCACCGGAAATATGTGTTCTCCAGGTACCGAAGTGTATTACGATGGTGAAATGGATCCACGGCATTGTATTCGTTCATCCTCTAGAACTTATAGATGGGACGAATGGGTTAATGCGGAACTTATTGTTTATCGTGATTCCCTTATCATCCATAAAATCAATGGGAATAAAGTGTTGGAGTATAGTAAACCCCAAATTGGCGGCGGAGTCGCCACGGGTTTTGACCCTACTCTAAAAGAAGATGGAAAGCCTCTTACCAGTGGGTATATAGCTTTACAGGCAGAAGGCCAGGGTGTAGAGTTTAAAGATATCAAAATCAAAAAACTGGATTGAATATTTATTCAAAATTTAGCATTCCTTTCATTCTGAATTAAGAACAAAGTCATAAGAGATTTTTAGCTAAATTTGAAATATGCAATTAATTGAGAATCATATTGAAAAATTGAATCGTCTTTGTAAATCTCACAAAGTTGATAAATTGTACTTGTTCGGATCTGCTTTACGATCGGATTTCACGGAAAAGAGCGATATAGATTTTTTAGTGAGATTTGGATCAATTGACCTGTCGGAGTACTTCGATAATTATATAGACTTTAAAGAAAACTTGAAAAGCCTCTTAGGACGGGAGGTTGATTTAGTGGAAGAACAAACACTAAAAAACCCAATTTTGATTAATTCAATAAACAAATCGAAGGAATTAATCTATGGATGAAAAAATTCTAAAATGGCTTTTTGATATTAAACTGGCAATTGAAGAAATTGAAAGTTATTTTGCAGGTGCGGAAATGGACTTTTATAAGTACAAAAAGAATTTAATGTAAAAGGGCTGTTGAAAGGGATTTAGAAATCATAGGAGAAGCTGTGAACAGGATTTTAAAAAAAGATCCCAGGTTTGAAAAAAAAATATCGAGTGCAAAATCTATCATAGCGCTAAAAAATCAGATTATACACGTGTACGACAATATCTCAGATGAAAATATTTGGTCCGTATTGGTTACTCATCTTCCAAAACTCAAAGATGAAGTCAGAACCCTGACCAGGTAATCATAAAAAATGACCTTAAATTTTTAATATTTAAGGTCATTTTTGTTTTCAAGTTATCATCGGTGTTTTATCGCTTCACTATCAGCTTATGGGTAAACGACCTGGTTTCTGTCTTCACTTTTAAAATATATAGGCCATCTAATAAATATGTCTTTTCTAAATCTACAGAAAGTATTCCGTCAGCCTCAATTATCTTCTCAAAAATACTGGTGCCGGCCATGTTTACTATCGTCAATTCTGCCTTTCCGAAATCTTCTGAAAAAGCTAAATTCAAAACCTGACTTTGCAAAGGATTAGGGTACATTTTAAATGCTTCATCTTCTAAAATTGCTTCTCCCATACCTGATTTTTCAATTGTCATAGAAACTTTAGAAGTGCTTTCTATTGATGTACATGCGCGCTCTATTTTCCAAACATTGGCTTTTCCGGGTTCCCGGCCCGCACTTGCATACCATTTATTGCTGTATAAGGTTCCATTAAAAATTACAAGGCTTCCAGTTTCCTTGTATACTGCTTTAGGATTCCAAACACTTGCGTTTTCGGGGCATGTGGTGGGTGTGGTATTTTGTGAACTTGAACTGCAAGGCCCAATAAATTCCCATACTTTGGAATTTCCGGGTTCCTTTCCTGTACTGGCGTGCCATTTATTACTATATAAATTGCCGTTGTAAACTATCTCCGTCCCCGCATCTGGATAAACATTAGTAGCGGACCAGCTTGGCAAATCAAAGCAATCAGGTTTTGCCGCACCGCAATAACCTTCAAAAATCCATGCATTGCCGGTTCCGGGTGCTTCTGTGGTATAATGCTTATTGCTATACCTTAATCCATTATAAATCACCTCTGTTCCCGCATCGCTGTATATAGTTTGGACATTCCAGTCAGCGACCCCTTCGCATACCGCTGGTACTGCTCCAAATTGAACATAGTTCAGGTTAAAACTCCCTCCTTTCATACTAATCTGTAATACTTTTTCTCCTGAAGAAATAGCCAATGGTAAGGTCAAAGCCAAAGTTTGCCATTTTCCATTCGTGTTTGGGATACTAAGAATCTTACTAATATCAGCTATTTTTAACTGAAGTGTAGAACTTACAGTTGAAGCAATTCTGGCAGAAAAGTAATAATTTCCCCCTGTGGTAACATTGACAGTATATTCCAGCCATTCCCCATTTTCAAAATCGGTTATATGATAATCGCCACTCAAATCGCTTGTGGGAGTTATATCTACATCATCAGTTCTAAATACACCTCCGGAGTTTCCCGCAGAAAGGTCTAAATATGCAGCATTTTCACCACCCAGATCATAATCTTCCGCCTGGATTACCGAAGGCAGGGCAATTTCTGTAAATGGCCCCTGTACCTGGACTTTGGTAGAATCTGTAAAGTCCCCATCAGAAGCAATTGCTTTAACAAAGGCAGTCCCACCTGCTGTTGCGCTAAAAATACCTTCGCTATCGATATTCAGTATATTTTCATCACTTATTTCCCAGGAAAAATCTTTATCGGTAGCATCTTCCGGGGATATGGTAACAGGAATAGTAAGGGTATCGCCAACCTTTAGAATAGTTTCATGAATACCTATAGAAATTCCCGTTGCGGGGATCTTTGGTTCGATCATGACAATATTCCTTAATTCTTCAATAGTAATATTCGTCCTCCAATCACCTCCCACGGGCCGTAAGCTGCTTTTTAAAACGTAATCATTTCCCACTTCTGGCAGGTTGTTCAACTGGATATTTACCTGCACGGTATCTTTTCCAGCAGGTACATTTACCTTCTTACTGGCCATCCACTGTGTAGGGGAACTCCAAATTTCCACAACAATATCACGGCTTTCCCTTGCCGTATAAGCAATATCAAAGCTGTAATTATCCTGTATCTCCAAGGTGTCTGGTGTTTTTGCAAAAGCGATGACTTCGGGTATCGGTAATCTGACGGCTTCCGTGATTTCATCCACAACCACCGGAGTTTCGCCGGCACTCACAAGTTGCGTTTTCAGGTTATAT contains these protein-coding regions:
- a CDS encoding glycoside hydrolase family 117 protein, whose product is MIKKTKALIVIGLMATLYSCNNTSEKISAEKTEDKPEISQVDIDRLGITNPDSLSAASVRALDWPDVGNEWFIEFSELQPLKGDLAYEEGVVRRDPSALLKHDGKYYVWYTKSVGPTQGFGGDIENDKVFPWDRCDIWYATSEDGWTWEEQGIAVARGEKGEYDDRSVFTVEIMEDKGKYYLSYQTIQSPYNVRTKNQVGLAWADSPNGPWTKSKDPILSPADNGIWKGEEQNRFAVEKKGDFDSHKVHDPCIIPYNGKYYLYYKGEQMGEEITFGGRQIRHGVAIADNPKGPYVKSAYNPISNSGHEICVWKHNGGIASLITTDGPEKNTIQWAPDGVNFGIKSVIKGAPHAIGLNRELNTDESEEPGAILGWGLSHIYNNSDYQSIMRFSSKRRTSHVAKGEKAE
- a CDS encoding carbohydrate binding domain-containing protein, yielding MNLKLLFAFTLVIFCNEMQAQLPSPPEGKRWIINEPYSDEFNGTELDKNKWYDSHPYWTGRAPAMFLPSQVSTENGNLKIQNTKLEKDSIVYNEWNDTYTTYTIGGGAVVSKAQKAHYGYYEVRMKASKISMSSTFWLKNLAVSDGCTSSKTELDIIEAIGGAKRFPGFSTQMKSNTHIFHKDCNGVETDYAVGANGDIGGNAADAYHTYGAWWRDPNNIDFYIDGEYSHSIQPSTQTDPTPFDRPMWINMVTETYDWEILPTDEELADDSRNTTYYDYVRAYSLVDVDEKPQGGALLINGGFETGDFTGWIGWGGNPKEVVNNNQYAGNYAVHIVGGGAPEQVVTLKPNTQYNLSAYAKVLSGDIVLGIKQNQGGAVVGSVAFTASEYTQKSFTFTTGSDANLKVYFFAQPGEEAYGDEFALTEVGSGTSEQGSMPLEESIGYYQSPEYQQESTSISAKIEYKASIERDLVFQLLNASGEIVQELNGNALAGFGKKKVMLELENPIDLNKEYNLKTQLVSAGETPVVVDEITEAVRLPIPEVIAFAKTPDTLEIQDNYSFDIAYTARESRDIVVEIWSSPTQWMASKKVNVPAGKDTVQVNIQLNNLPEVGNDYVLKSSLRPVGGDWRTNITIEELRNIVMIEPKIPATGISIGIHETILKVGDTLTIPVTISPEDATDKDFSWEISDENILNIDSEGIFSATAGGTAFVKAIASDGDFTDSTKVQVQGPFTEIALPSVIQAEDYDLGGENAAYLDLSAGNSGGVFRTDDVDITPTSDLSGDYHITDFENGEWLEYTVNVTTGGNYYFSARIASTVSSTLQLKIADISKILSIPNTNGKWQTLALTLPLAISSGEKVLQISMKGGSFNLNYVQFGAVPAVCEGVADWNVQTIYSDAGTEVIYNGLRYSNKHYTTEAPGTGNAWIFEGYCGAAKPDCFDLPSWSATNVYPDAGTEIVYNGNLYSNKWHASTGKEPGNSKVWEFIGPCSSSSQNTTPTTCPENASVWNPKAVYKETGSLVIFNGTLYSNKWYASAGREPGKANVWKIERACTSIESTSKVSMTIEKSGMGEAILEDEAFKMYPNPLQSQVLNLAFSEDFGKAELTIVNMAGTSIFEKIIEADGILSVDLEKTYLLDGLYILKVKTETRSFTHKLIVKR
- a CDS encoding nucleotidyltransferase family protein — its product is MQLIENHIEKLNRLCKSHKVDKLYLFGSALRSDFTEKSDIDFLVRFGSIDLSEYFDNYIDFKENLKSLLGREVDLVEEQTLKNPILINSINKSKELIYG
- a CDS encoding 3-keto-disaccharide hydrolase translates to MKKVSVLFLLTVMLIALSCGSKIKKDSSENWQSLFNGENLDDWIVKIHHHEVGDNYANTFRVQNGVIQVNYDEYTGFNERYGHLFYKEPFSSYHLKFKYRFTDQWLKDAPDYTYRNSGVMFHSQAPETILKEQDWPISVEYQMLADAGDGEPRPTGNMCSPGTEVYYDGEMDPRHCIRSSSRTYRWDEWVNAELIVYRDSLIIHKINGNKVLEYSKPQIGGGVATGFDPTLKEDGKPLTSGYIALQAEGQGVEFKDIKIKKLD
- a CDS encoding glycoside hydrolase family 2 TIM barrel-domain containing protein, with protein sequence MNNKKLKNIAISKLYAFILILSFLGNSSYSQEHRKMVAEREIDFNQDWQFSLREISDSSRTHHEANWKKLQLPHDWSVEASFDSINGEGATGYLPGGIGWYKKEFKTKVTKDEKTYLYFDGVYNNAEIWLNGNKLGFHPYGYSPFYFDITAYLKKDSINNLLMLKVDRTRYVDSRWYTGSGIYRDVKLITTDKLHIPVWGTFFTTSKISEKEATINAEISLINDHSENMDFQLITEIYNPQDKIVASISENISLKGNSEKPIVQELKVDDPLLWDINTPNMYTAITTIKSNDKNIDHYKTSFGIRSFRFDKDNGFFLNGKSMKIKGVNLHHDAGLVGAAVPRGVWKRRLLKLKEAGVNAIRTAHNPASEDFLDLCDEMGFLIQEEFFDEWGFSKDKRLNQQERHSDYISRGYTEHFQKWAEKDLKNTMLRDRNHPSIIQWSIGNEIEWTYPRYSHSSGFFNMDWQGNYFWEQPPISPEEIKKLYNESPENEYVLAETAKKLSNWTKEMDTTRPVTANLILPSVSHVSGYTDALDVVGYSYRRVMYDYGHKNYPDKPIMGTENLVQWHEWKAVMERPFIAGTFLWTGIDYMGESNAQWPRKGTTSGMLDFAGFKKPSYHMIKTLWNDEPHIYIATQKAEKSIFRYDKNKGDVVEKEPGAWKQALWTWHDVNEHWNYSANDTVIVEIYSNLEEVELFLNDKSLGSKKLDQFDDRIYKWVVPFTDGTLIAKGTKNGKIVSIQRTTAGPPVAIELSTKNNSIAANSRDVAHIVAQLIDDSGNPVKTQEKKIEFTIEGEAKILGVDNGAGDNVQDYQSNSIITDQGRALLIIQGTNQPSTIKVNVKAPGLKKETTSIKISSTHNQK
- a CDS encoding HepT-like ribonuclease domain-containing protein: MNRILKKDPRFEKKISSAKSIIALKNQIIHVYDNISDENIWSVLVTHLPKLKDEVRTLTR